The stretch of DNA ACCGCAGCGTGCGCGAGAACATCGCGCTCAGCGACCCGGGGATGCCGCTGGAGCGCGTGATCCACGCCGCCAAACTCGCCGGCGCTCACGACTTCATCGTCGAACTGCCCGAAGGCTACGACACCAAGGTCGGCGAGCACGGCGCCGGTCTGTCGGGCGGTCAACGGCAACGAATCGCAATTGCACGCGCCCTGATCACCGATCCGCGCATCCTGATCTTCGATGAAGCCACCAGCGCACTGGACTACGAGTCCGAGCACGCGGTGATGGCCAACATGCGTGCGATCTGCAAGGGCCGCACCGTGCTGATCATCGCCCATCGCCTGTCCACGGTTCGGCAGGCCAACCGCATCGTCGTCGTCGAGAAGGGGCGGATCATCGAGAGCGGCACGCATGCCGAGCTGGTCGACCGGCCGGACGGCCAGTACGCCCATCTCCATCGCCTGCAGTCGGGGGAGGCATGAGGCACATCCTTCAGGGTTTGCGCGACTTCGCCGCACGCTACATCACGGTCTTCAAGTCAGCATGGAACGTGCGTGCCCAGCTCGACCCGCCAGAGCGAAGCGCCGATGAGCTGGCCTTCCTGCCCGCGCATCTCGAGCTGACCCACTCGCCGGTGTCCCCGACGGCACGCTGGACGATGCGGATCATCATCGCCTTCTTCTGCGTGGCGCTGCTGTGGGCATGCCTGGGTAAGCTGGACATCGTTGCCGTGGCGCCCGGCAAAACCGTCGTGGACTCGCGCACCAAAGTGATGCAGACGGCCGAGACTGGCGTCGTGCGCCGCATCCTGGTGCGCGACGGCCAGATCGTTAAGGCGGGGCAACTGCTGATCGAGCTGGACGCGACGGCGACCGCGGCCGAGTACACGCAGGCCGATGAAGCATTGGTCAACGCAAGGCTGGCGGTGCTGCGGTTGGGCGCGCTTGCGGCGTCGCTGGACAACAACCGCGCGCCCGCGATTCCGCCAGCCGCCGACCTGCCACGAGAACGCCTGCAGGCGGAGCAGGCACTGGTGCGCAGCCAGTTCGACACCTATCAGGCCAAGCGACACGGACTGCAGGCCAGCATCGCGCAACGCCGCGCCGAGCTCCAGACCACGCAGGCCTCGATAGTGCCGCTGGATGAATCGGCCCGAATCTCAAAAGCACGCGCCGAGGACTACAGCAAGCTGGTCGAAGGCAGGTACGTCGGCCGGCACGAGTACCTGCTGCGCGAGCAGGAGCGCATCGCGGCTGAACGTGATCTGGCGACGCAGCGGAACCGTGTGCAGGAGATCCGTTCGGCGCTCAGCGCCGCCGATGAGGAACTACGCGTTCTGGTAACCGACACGCGGCAACAGACACTGGATGGCTTACGCCAGGCGACCGAGCAAGTCGCCCAAATGGCGCCGGAAGTCGCGAAGACCGGGCAACGTGACAGGCTAATGGCGCTGCGCGCTCCGGTTGATGGAACGGTGCAGCAGTTGGCGGTGCACACCGTCGGCGGCGTCGTCACGCCAGCACAGCCACTACTGGCGTTGGTTCCGAGTCGGGAGCAACTGGAAGTGGAGGCCACGATCCTCAACAAGGACATCGGTTTTGTGCACGCTGGGCAGCCGGTGACAGTAAAGATTGAGAGCTTTCCCTATGCGCGCTATGGCTATCTCACCGGAGTTGTGGCGAGTGTGTCCCATGACGCCGCGCAGGACGAGAGATTGGGCTTGGTGTTCCCTGCGCGGGTCAGGCTCAACAGCGCGAGTTTGATGATTGACGGAGTACGCGTGCGCCTTTCCTCGGGTATGAGCCTTTCCGTCGAGATAAAGACAGGTAGACGGCCGGTGATCGACTACATGCTGTCGCCCCTCAAGACGCATGCCTCAGAGTCATTGAGAGAGCGATAGAACTCGCGCATTCGATGCAACGACGCGATCCACATTTTTCTTCACGACAAGGAAGGAGCGAAGTCATGATTGCAGACGATAAGACCATCTATTTCGTGCTCGGAGACCTGGATACGCCGAAGCTGCCAGCGGCACCTCAGACCGAGGAAGCAAAGAAGACGCTTCTTCAAGCGTTTGTCTCGTTGTACAAGGACTTCCTTGGAGAAACAGCAGGAAACCTGACGGACGATACAATCAAGGCGCTCAGTCACCTGCAGCTCAAGGAACTGGCGGCTCGCATCGACGCAGAAATGGTCGCGAAGCCAGAACTCGCCGAGCAGTACACCAAAGCTAACGACTTTGAGCGGATCGCGTCAAAGTGGAGGGAGATGGCACTCGCATCCGGCCACCCGGACGCGACGGCAGTGGTCTGGCATTGCAACCAGATCATCGCGCAAAGGGAGGAGGCCATCGAACTGTTGCTGCAGGCCGGCCAGGATTCGAGCGCAAAGTTCAGGGCTATGAAGCTTCTGGGTGCGGCCGCTGGCAACATCATGACCGCGCTGGAGGTTGCCGAGGCGTTTCAATCTGGCGCCACTGAGCCTGACGTCATGGCGACGAAGATGTTCGGCATCGTGCTTGGGTCCTACGTGGGAGGCTTGGTCCTGACCGCATTTGGCGGCCTTGGCGTTGTACTCGCGGCGCCAGTCGGAACCATCCTTGCGGTAGCTGCGACCGTAATGGTAGCTGCCTATGCAGCGGAGAAGATCGGCGAGTTTATCTGGGAAGAGTTCATCAGCGATACCTTCTGGGATGTCCTGGAGAGTCTCAACATCAAGGATGAAGTTGAGTACGGAATATCGAAGATCGGCCAATGGGTCGGCGCCATAACTCCGGGCGATCCGAAGCCTCCCTACAGGACCGAACAAGTGTACGACGGGGAGGTCATCGCATCCAACGAGAAGGAGAACGTCGTCATCGGCAACGATGGCAGCAATGAGATCAACATGCTGCACGGACGGACCGTTGCCTTCGGCGAAGGCGGCAACGACATCTACCGCGTCTACACAACCGCGCAACGTAACCAGGTCATTTCCGATACGGAGGGCGCCAACAAGCTCTTCTTCGGAATCGAGGAAATTGGAACCTTGGGGTTGCAGAAGATCGGGACGAACGTGTACCGCTCCGACGGGGGAAACTACACGATCACGAAGGTCGGTGACGGAGAAGACGCGAGCCTTGTCATCCAGTCCAAGCACTACGAGGCAACAGTCACCATCCTCAATTGGACGAACGGCAACTTCGGTATCGACCTCCCCGGCGAGCCCGTCCCGTACGAGCCGCCGCCGCCGTCGCACAGCGGCGGTGCACAGGACGACTACATCACCCCCTACATCGATGGCGCATCCCCGCCTGGCATCAGCGCTGATGGTGGTGAGGGCCGCGACATGATCTGGGGCACCGGGCTGCAGTACGAGGACTCGCTGCGCGGTGGCGGCGGTAGCGACATCATCAATGGAAATGGAGGAATCGATCAGATCGATGCCGGCCATGGCGATGACTTCGTCTCCGGCATCGGCGACGGGTCGACCGTTCACGGCGGCGAAGGCAACGACGTGCTTGCTGCGGACTACGACTTCGGCTTCCACTACATCGCCAGCGGCGACATCCCGATCGACTCCAACGCCATCTGGCGCGATCTTTCCCAGTACTTCGGGTGGGACCAGGTCGAAGCCTTCTCCATTGACGACAATGGATATCTACGGATTTCGCCTGCCATCGGGTTGATGGATGGTTTCGACTACTCCGGCCCGTCTGTGGTGGCGGGGTGGTCATACCGGTTCTGGCTGGTCGACGACGGTACGTTCGAGCTCAAGTACTTCTCTTCGGTCGAGCCGGACGGCAAGGAGCCGGGTTACTCAGGCCTGATCACGTACTGGGATCCGGGACTGGAGTTCGTCAAGGGCGTGACCCTGTTTGGCGAGGGCGGCAACGACGCGATCACCGGAACCAGCGCCGACGACGTGCTGGACGGTGGCGACGATGACGATCGCATCGTGGCCAACGCCGGCAACGACGTCGTGTATGGCGGCGAAGGCGTGGACTACCTGGCGGGCGGAGCGGGCAATGACGTTCTGGACGGTGGCGCGGCCGCGGACCAGGTCTACGGCGAGGACGGAAACGACGTGATCACTGGCGGTGCCGGCGACGATCAGTTGTGGGGCGACAAGTACAACCAGGACGAGAACGCAGCGGGCGGTGACGACCACATCCTCGGTGGCGAGGGCAAGGACCAGATCGTCGGTCACGGCGGCAACGATATTCTCTCCGGCGACGCGGGCGACGACTTCGTTCTGGGCGGCGCAGGCGACGACCAGCTCTACGGTGGGCAGGGTGAGGACCGACTGCAGGGTGGTGCCGGCAACGACCATCTGGACGGTGGCACCGAGCGTGATCTGCTGTTCGGCGAAGACGGCGACGATTCGGTGGCAGGTGGCGAAGGCAACGATCAGCTCCAGGGTGGCGCCGGAAACGACCGCCTCGACGGCGGCGCAGGCGACGACGTGCTGATCGGCGAGACCGGCGAGGACTTCCTCAGCGGCGGGCTCGGAGCGGACGAGCTTCAGGGACGCGAAGGCGACGACAGCTTGGATGGCGGAGATGGCAACGACCGTCTTTTCGGCCAGGTGGGGAACGACTATCTGGGCGGTGGAACTGGTGACGATCACCTCCGCGGTGCCGAAGGCAACGACACGCTCATCGGCGGGGAGGGCATCGACGACATGGGAGGCGGCGAGGGCGACGACCTCCTCGAGGGCGGTGCCGGCGCGGACAAGCTGTGGGGCGAAGCAGGCAACGACCGCGTGCAGGGCGGTGCCGGCGACGACTACGTGGACGGCGACGACGGAGCGGTGGCCGCCGGGCTTCATGGCAAGGATCAGTTGGACGGCGGCGACGGCAACGACATCCTGCATGGGCAGGGAAACGACGACACAGTTCGCGGTGGTGCCGGTGACGACTCTGTTTTCGGTGACGACTACGAACGCCAGTACATCGGCAACGACAAGGTCTACGGCGACGCGGGCAAGGATCTTGTCGACGGCGGCGCAGGCAACGACGAACTGTTCGGCGGGCAGGACAACGACACGCTGGTAGGCGGCGAGGGCGACGATGTCCTCGACGGTGGCACCGGCAACGACGTTCTCTACGGAGGCAAGGGCAACGACCGGTTCCACTTCGAGGCTGGCTTTGGCGTCGACGAGATCGTGCTGGAGGACATCGACGCAGGCACCGACACGATCAGTTTTGGTAGCGGAATCTCGTCGTCGGACCTGACGTACTTCGTCCAGGGCATGGACCTGCTGATCCAACACAACAACATGCAGGATGCGATCGTCGTTCGCGGCTACTTCGCGCCCGGAACGAACGTGTCCTTGCAACTGGCGGGAGGGACCCAGTACAGCCGCGCCGACATGGAACAGCTCCTGGGCGTTCCGACACCCGTGCCCGGGACGTCAGGCAACGACGTGATGGAGGGTACCGACGGGGACGACAACCTGCACGGTGGCGCCGGCAATGACACGCTGTACGGTCTGGGCGGAGACGACTACCTGTTCGGTGGAAGCGGCGATGACCAGCTCTACGGCAGCGTGGGTTCCGACATGCTCAATGGCGGAACCGGCAACGATACGTACCACTTCGATTGGGGCGCCGGGCTTGACCGGATCACCGGCCTAGGCTCCGCATCGTCCGGCTCCGACGTGATCAAGTTTGGCCCGAGCCTGACCCGGGACATGATCAACAACTACCAGATCACGGGCGACGACCTGATGATCGCCTTCTTCGACGGTGCCAACTACGACGCCGTCTACATGGACGGTTTCCTTTCCGCCGCCAACGGCACCCACATCCTGGAGTTCGCCGATGGCAGCTGGATGTCGGCGGAGGATTTCCGCAGCGGTCCAAACTCGTGGCGCGGGACGGCAGGAGATGATTCCTTCGTCGCTTCCAACGCCAACAACAATCTCCAAGGCTACGAGGGCGACGACGTCATATCGGGCATGGGTGGAAACGACCGCATCTTCGGCGACGCTGGCGACGACCAGCTGGATGGCGGCGATGGCAACGACGCCCTGCAGGGCGGCCTTGGCGCGGACGTGATCGACGGCGGTGCCGGCGACGATCAGCTGTACGGCACCGAATACGAGGGTAGTCCGACCGACACCTTGCGAGGTGGTAGCGGAAACGATCGTTACTACATTGGCAAGGGGCATCAGACCTCGCCTTCGCCCGATGTGGTCATCGAACTGGCGAACGAAGGTATCGACACGGTTTACGCCGAGTCGTACTCCTACACGCTCACTGATAACGTCGAGAACCTCATCGGCGTTTACCATTCCAGTGACTACTCCTGGAGCAACTCCGGCTACCCTGGCTGGTACGTGGACATCCCGCGACAGCTAATCGGCAACGCGCTGGACAACACGATCAGGCTAGGCGACCTGCCGTGGGGTGGCAGTCACGACCATCGGTTGTACGTCCTAGATGGCGGGGCCGGCGCGGATACGCTCGTCGGCACCGAGGCCGACGAGATCTACGTGGTCGATCAGCTCGGTGACGTCATCGTCGAAACCGACACTGGACCTGGCGCATCGGTCGATACGGTGCGTGCCAGCACCTCGTTCTCCATCGGGCAATACGCGAACGTGGAGAACATTGAACTGGCCGGCGCGGGAAATCTGTCAGCTTGGGGCAACACCGGCAACAACCGGCTGGACGGCAGCACCTCCAGCGGTGCCAACACGCTCTACGGCGGCCAGGGTGATGATACCTACGCCATCACTGCCAAGGACGTGGTCGTGGAGCTGGCCGGCGAGGGCGTCGACACCGTGCGCATCGAGCGGCTCGACGAGACGACATCGCAAGGGCAGTGGTTCAATGTGTCCGACTATGCGAACGTCGAGAATCTCTCGCTCGGCAACAACCTGAGCATTGACTGGGACTACAACGGCAGCGACAACCAGGGTCTGTTCAGCGCCAATCTCCGCGGCGATGCCGGCGACAACGTGCTCATCGGCAACGGTTTCAGCAACGAGCTGCGCGGCGGGGGCGGGAACGATACCCTGTTCGGTGGCGAGCGAGAGCTGAACACCACGTACCGAAGTGCTTACGACCAGCTGTTTGGCGAGTCCGGCGATGACACGCTCCGCGCCGGAAGTGGCGGCGCCACCTTGCACGGCGGGAGCGGCAACGATGTCCTGTACGGGGCGTCTGGCAACGACAGCTTCCACTACGCCCTTGGGGATGGCCGCGACACGATCGCCTCCATCAGCAGCACGGGCGACCTTGACCGGGTCGTGTTCGCCGCGGGAATCGATCCGGACGATGTCTCGTTCAGTCGTTCTGGCACCAGCCTGGTGGTGCAGGTTGGCTCGGACCCGAACGACCAGGTCGTCGTCTCAAACTACTGGTACGAACGCGACGGCGAGTATGAGCTGAGCGGCGCTGTCGACCAGTTCGTGTTTGCGGACGGCACGATCCGCAGGGGCGACCTGCACCAGTTGCCGTACACCAACAATCCGCCGCAGACGCTGGTGCACTACCTGAGCCACGAGCTGGTTGGAGATGAGGCATTCACCTTCACCTTGCCGAGCGGGATGTTCACCGACGAGGCCGCCGATACGATCACGCTGAGCCTGGGCGCGAATACGCCGGAATGGATCACGTTCGACCCGGCTACAGGCGCGTTGACCGGAACCCCACCCAACGGTGGTGCGGAGTTGTCTGTGCAGATCGTGGCCAGCGACAGCTGGGGACAGACCACGACGTCGACCTTGTCCCTTACCGTTCGCAACGTCATTCGTGGCGGCGTCGGCGGCGACATGCTGGCCGGCACCGATTTCCGGGACGACGTCCACGGCGGCGGCGGCGACGACACGTTGCAGGGCGTCGGGTCCGGTGATCGCCTCTACGGTGGCGCCGGCAACGACCTGTACGTGGTGACAGAGTCCTCCCAGCAGGTGATCGAACTGGCGGGCGAGGGTGACGATACCGTCCAGAGCAGCAGCTATAGCTATGCGCTGGGCGAGAACATCGAGGGCCTGCTGATGGGCGCAGGCGCGATGGAGGGTGTTGGCAATTCCGGCGCCAACGTCATCACGGGCAACGCGGGCGACAACCGGCTCGATGGCGGCGAAGGGGATGACCGACTCGTCGGCGACGCCGGCAACGATCTATACGTTGTCGACTCGTTGGGCGACGAGGTCATCGAGACCGCCGGCCAGGGCACCGACACGATCCAGGCGAGTCTGAGCTGGCAGTTGGGCGCCGACGTCGAGAACCTTGAGCTTATCGGCAGCGATGACCTCAATGCCACGGGCAACGCGCTCGACAATGACCTTACCGGCAACGCGGGCAACAACCGGCTCGAGGGCGGGGCAGGCGCGGACTGGTTGTACGGCGGCGACGGCAACGACACATACGTCATGGAGTCCACCCAGGACCGCGCCATCGAGTACGAGGGCGAAGGACACGACACCGTCGATCGTCGGTTCGAGACCAACTTGATCCTCGCCAACAACGTCGAGAACCTGCTGCTGGCCGCAGGCGTGGTCACAGGCAACGGTAACGCCCAGGACAACCAGATCACGGGCAATGCCGCCAACAACAAGCTCTCGGGCCTGGACGGTGATGATCAACTCGATGGGCTGGATGGCAACGACCAGATGTGGGGCGGCTCGGGCAGCGATCGCCTGCTCGCCGGCAACGGCGACGACTATCTCGACGGTGGTACCGGCCAAGACCAGCTGGAAGGCGGTGCCGGCGGAGACGTATATGTCGTCGACGACGCCGGCGATGTGATCGTCGAGGCCGCGGGCGGCGGCACTGATCAGGTCCAGGCCTCGGCGTCGTACGCCATGTCCGCGAACATCGAGAACCTGTTCCTGTCAGGCAGCTCTGCCATCAGCGGCACCGGCAATGCGCAGGCGAACTATCTCGGGGGCAATTCGTCCGACAACGTGCTCAACGGCATGGGCGGAAATGACACCCTGGTGGGCGGGGCCGGCAACGACTCCCTCGTCGGCGGGGCAGGCGACGACTCCTACCTTGTTGACGCCGCATCCGGCACCGATGTTATCGACAATGCCGGCGGCGGTAGCGACGGTGTGTTCTTCATCAATGGCGTCACCCGTGAGCGGCTATCGTTCTCTCGTGACGGAAACGACCTGCTCATCACAATTGACGGCGGTGCGACGCCGGCGGTGCGGGTCACCAATCACTTCCTCGGCGGTGACGCCGCCATCGACTACGTTGCACCCGAAGGTGGGACAACGCTGACCACGGCCCAGATCAACCAGTTGGTGTCAGGCGGCTCCGGCGGCCAGTACGACCAGACCATCGAAGGCACTGCCTCGGCCGAGCAACTGGTCGGCAGCAACGGCAAGGACCTCATCAAGGGGCTGGGAGGGGACGACCAAGTATTCGGCATGGGTGGCGCGGACACCCTCCAGGGTGGCGACGGCGACGACTACCTCGCAGGTGGCAATGGCAGCGGCACAGGCTCGGCCGACGATAGGCTGGAAGGTGGAGCGGGCAATGACACGCTTTCCGGAGAAGATGGCAACGACACGCTCATCGGTGGCGCCAACGACGACGACTATATCTATGGCGGTGGCCAGGACGTGATCGATAACACTGGCGGCGGCATCGATGGTGTGTTCTTCAGCAATGGAATCACTGCTGCGCAACTGGCGTTCACCAGAACCGGAGACGACCTGTTGATCACCGTCAATGGCGATGCGAACAGTACGGTCAAGGTTACCGGGCACTTCCTCGGCGGAGACCTCGCCATCGACTTCGTGCAGCCAGCAAGCGGCGCAATGCTTGATACAGCGACGATAAACGCACTTGTCGGAGGTGGAAGCAACCCGCCGGGCGGCAACGACGGTGACTATCCGTCAGTGGTGACCGGCACCGCGAGTGGTGAACAGTTGCTTGGAACCGGTGGCCGCGACCTGATCAAGGGGCTGGGTGGTAACGACACCCTGTTTGGCTTCGGCGCGGATGACAAGCTCGATGGTGGCGACGGCGACGATTACCTGTCCGGTGGCAACGGCTCGCACAACGGATCCGGCAACGACATCCTGGTGGGCGGGGCCGGTGTCGACACGCTGGTTGGCGAGGACGGCAACGACCAAATGCTCGGAGGCGCCGGCAACGACAAGTACGTCTATGGTGGCGGTGCCGACACCATCGACAACACTGGCGGCGGCACCGACTGGGTGTTCTTCAACAGCAGCAGTTTCAGCGTGGCTCGTAGCCGAATCACCTTCCATCGCGATGGCGATGACCTGATCGTTCGGGTCGATGCCGACGCAGGCAAGCAGATCCGCGTGACCAAGCACTTCCTCGGTGGTGAGTATGCGATCGCCTATGTGCAGCCGGCTGGCGGAAACGCCATCCCAGCTTCTCAGTTCGGTGGCCTTCTGGCTCCGTTGTCTGCGGGGCGATCGTTTGCCGCCTTTGCATCTGGCGACGAGCCGGTTACAACTGAAATGACAGTCATTCAACCCGAAGCGCTCCAGGAACGGGATGCTGTTCCGGGTCGATCCAGCGACCTCGCGATGAGGGAAGGGCAGGATCGTCCGGCTATCCAGGGGCTGGAGCAGTTGGTGCAGGATGTCACTTCTGCAACCGAGCCAAGGCTCGCCAATCAGGAGTTGCTCAATCTGGTCAACGCCATGAGTAGCTTCGGCGGCAGTGACGCGGCCGCATCGTCCGGCACTGAGGCCAATAGCCAGCTTGAACGAAACCTGCATTGGAGCGCAGCCTGGCACCACGGTCCGCGACAAGATGGAATGCGGACCCGATACATGGAACCGTAAGGTAGGGAGGAGGCTCTGACTGGCAGAGCCTCCCTTGCCTGCGCTCGACAATCAACGGCTGTCTGCTTCATCCTGTCGCCGCGATGCAAGGAGAAGAATCCATGAGCCCACTCGCAATAATCGTCATGCACACTTTTGCCGCAGGCGCTCTTGGCATTCTTGCGCGCCTCTATATTTCGGCATTTCTGCTTTCCACCGAATCGGTGGACAGTCCAAGGGGCGTGACGCGTTTCTTTTTCAGGTACATGATCGCCAGCTTTCACTACATGGTGTCCTTCATGCTGACGCCATTGATGATCAAGCCATTCGTCGGGTACTTTCGAAGCATTCCGGCGCAGGAGGATGCGAAGAGCTACCTGTACCTGGCGCTTTGCATCCCGCTTGCAGCGTTACTCTACTTTCTGGACCACAAGGTGATGCGGTGGGGCGACGCCAGGAAGCTGGAAGGTCGGGAGAGACTGCGGAAGATATCGGGACAGCGCTACAGGCGAAACGGATCTGCGTAGCTTCCTGCTGTTTTGGATGCCTTGGGTGAAAACTTTGGGTCCCCCACGATCGCCGGCCGAAAGACGGCCGAACTGGCCTGCTTAGATATTGGCTTGTTGGCTGCCCCCCCTCGAATGAACTCAAGACGACTGATGCCCTCGACGCGCAAGGTGGAGGGCGAAGGCGGATCCAAGGATCGGCCTTGCATGCACATCAGCACCGGCAAAGGGGCTTTGATCATGGCAGCCAGCATTCCCAACCGGATCAGCCGCACACTGCTTGCCGCCGAGGCGGTGGTAATCGTCTTGCCGGTCCTCATGATGGCGGTTCTCCTGTCGATTGCGTATTTGATGTGGGCCGTTGTAATCGTGGGTTCCATGACCTCCGGTCTCAACGATCTCGAAACCGTGCTGCCAATCTTTGTCGTAACTTCAGTAAGCGCATTTGTGTCCGTCGCTTACGCCGCGAATGTCGCGCAACTTTCGATTCGCTACGTCAGGCACGGTCGACGCGAAATCGCAAACGTGTCGAGGCTGGAATGGTTGTCGCTGCTGGCCGGGGCAATGGTCCTTCCCTGTTGGTTTGTCGCGTACCACATTTCACCGGACTCCCACTACCAAGAACTGATGGCTTTCTTCCTCCCCGGAGCCCTTCTTGCGTTGCCAACGCTGCACCTCTTCGCAGCGAAGATGATCGCTGACCGGAGGGTGGTGGAGGCTAGGGATGGCTCATAAGGAATTCGACACGTATTGGCTGGCCTATTTGGCTGCCCACTCCAAGCCCGCAACTCGAGCCTGCCACTACGTCGGCACGTTGCTCGGCATCTTCATAGGCATTCCGCTCTCGGCTTCTATTGCTTGGTGGGCATTCCCAGTCTTGGGCGCAATCGGCTACGGAATTGCCCTGGCCAGCCACCCGTTAGTCCAGGGCAACCGCCCTTTTGCTTCCCGGCCTGTTTGGGGGCTTGCGTGCGACCTGCGCATGCTGTTGCTTGCGGCGACCAATCAGCTAACGCCTCATCTGTTGCGAGCCAAGCCCAGCGCGATTTCACCAAGCGATTGAGGCAGGGGCCGTGATGACCGCCTCTTGCCGAAAACGGACGTCGAACTAGTCCTTGAACATTCGGGCATGCCGCCAAAGCCAGCGGTCCAGTTGATGCGGTGCAATCCATTCGCCGCCAGGTGGGAAGGGCCCACGGGCCGCAGCAGATCGCGCAAAGCTCGCATCAGCCACCTCGCATAACGCATATCGGCGAGCCTGATTTCGGGGTAGGGTATGTCCGCTTTCGACCCATAGCGGTCATTGGCCGGGCCATCCGACCCGACCCGCTGGGTCCGGTTATACGCCGGATTGTTAGCCGGACCCAGCTTGCATAAGTTCAAGCCGAATCAGGGGTTACAGCCCATTCACTGGGGTGTGGTGTCAGACGTATAACCGGACCCACGGGTCCGTCTAGTAGGTAGTTCGAGAGGGCGGAGAAGCCGTGCTAAGTCTCGAGGCAATTCCCGTAACCATCGTTGCCGCGGCCATCAGCTTTCTGTGGGCTTTTGTCTCTGGCTCCAGGCGTTCGTTCGGCACGTTCTTGACAGTGTCGCTGGCGACGCTGGCCAACTTGCTTTGGCTAGCCTGGTTCTTCCGTGACGGTATGGGCCCGGATGCAATCACGACTTCTGGCCTGGATGCTTGGCAGCATTTCTGGGCACTCGCTGCAGTACCGGTCGTCGCTTGGGTGGCGCTGGCACTCGCGACGGGCCTCAGGTACTGGCACGCG from Lysobacter arenosi encodes:
- a CDS encoding HlyD family type I secretion periplasmic adaptor subunit, with translation MRHILQGLRDFAARYITVFKSAWNVRAQLDPPERSADELAFLPAHLELTHSPVSPTARWTMRIIIAFFCVALLWACLGKLDIVAVAPGKTVVDSRTKVMQTAETGVVRRILVRDGQIVKAGQLLIELDATATAAEYTQADEALVNARLAVLRLGALAASLDNNRAPAIPPAADLPRERLQAEQALVRSQFDTYQAKRHGLQASIAQRRAELQTTQASIVPLDESARISKARAEDYSKLVEGRYVGRHEYLLREQERIAAERDLATQRNRVQEIRSALSAADEELRVLVTDTRQQTLDGLRQATEQVAQMAPEVAKTGQRDRLMALRAPVDGTVQQLAVHTVGGVVTPAQPLLALVPSREQLEVEATILNKDIGFVHAGQPVTVKIESFPYARYGYLTGVVASVSHDAAQDERLGLVFPARVRLNSASLMIDGVRVRLSSGMSLSVEIKTGRRPVIDYMLSPLKTHASESLRER